Proteins from a single region of Oncorhynchus mykiss isolate Arlee unplaced genomic scaffold, USDA_OmykA_1.1 un_scaffold_336, whole genome shotgun sequence:
- the LOC110517824 gene encoding interferon a3-like, giving the protein MGSISFWMCLILTICTWHKTFGCTWMRTLPKSRSMFQVFSNNTITVLREMGHVVSREPHITFPYEEYRHVDHFKDDDKIVFISQTLNAIEKLYRSDNYDSFWDQEVVDEFMIDLHRQTLELDQCVKAIRATLPTSDKGVNKNMSLHFKFLKNYLKREEYSASGWEGIRNVVLKHMLRLVTIILTNQ; this is encoded by the exons ATGGGTTCAATAAGCTTTTGGATGTGCTTGATCCTGACGATTTGCACCTGGCATAAAACCTTCGGATGCACTTGGATGAGGACACTTCCTAAGTCTCGGAGCATGTTCCAAGTGTTCAGCAACAACACCATAACGGTGCTTCGGGAAATG GGTCATGTGGTCTCTCGAGAACCTCATATTACTTTCCCTTACGAGGAATACAGACATGTCGATCATTTCAAG GATGACGACAAGATTGTCTTCATTTCGCAAACTCTGAACGCTATAGAGAAATTGTACAGAAGTGATAACTATGATTCTTTCTGGGACCAGGAAGTAGTTGACGAGTTTATGATTGACCTGCATCGCCAGACCTTGGAGCTGGACCAATGT GTAAAGGCTATAAGAGCTACACTACCAACATCTGACAAAGgagtgaacaaaaatatgagcCTTCACTTCAAATTCCTGAAGAATTACTTGAAACGCGAG GAATACAGCGCAAGCGGCTGGGAAGGCATAAGGAACGTGGTGCTGAAACACATGCTAAGACTAGTCACAATAATATTGACTAACCAATGA
- the LOC118951917 gene encoding interferon a3-like — protein MGSISFWMCLIMTICTWNKTIGCTWMKTLPRSPSMFQVFSNNTITMLQKMGHEVSRGPQITFPDKQYRQVNNFKADEQIAFISHTLNAIKKLYSSGKYESTAWDQKGVDKFMNDLYRQTSELDQCVKAMKTRLSKSVNRVNKKMSLHFKYLKHFLKREDYSASGWEDIRTVVLTHLQRLDTTLSSK, from the exons ATGGGTTCAATCAGCTTTTGGATGTGCTTGATCATGACGATTTGCACCTGGAATAAAACCATCGGATGCACATGGATGAAGACACTGCCTCGGTCTCCGAGCATGTTCCAAGTGTTCAGCAACAACACCATAACGATGCTTCAGAAAATG GGTCATGAAGTCTCTCGAGGACCTCAGATCACTTTCCCTGACAAACAATACAGACAAGTCAATAATTTCAAG GCTGACGAACAGATTGCCTTCATTTCGCATACTCTGAACGCTATAAAGAAATTGTACAGCAGTGGTAAATATGAGTCCACCGCCTGGGACCAGAAAGGAGTTGACAAGTTTATGAATGACCTCTATCGCCAGACCTCGGAGCTGGACCAATGC GTAAAGGCAATGAAAACTAGACTGTCCAAATCTGTCAACAGAGTGAACAAAAAGATGAGCCTTCACTTCAAGTACCTGAAGCATTTCTTGAAACGCGAG GATTACAGCGCGAGCGGCTGGGAAGACATAAGGACAGTGGTGCTGACACACCTACAAAGACTAGACACAACATTAAGTAGCAAATGA